The sequence GGTTCTGAAATTCAAGCTGGCTGGCAGGACAGAAGCTGCCGCATTGTTTCTGTCGAGCTCGGGCGCCGGCACGAGTGATTCAACCAGATTCCTCACGGCCGCTACGGAGATTTCCGTGCTCGTCCTCTGTGCCACGCTCGCCCTCGTCGTAGTCGGTCGAGCAACCTTGCAGGAGGTCAACCCCTACCTCGTGCCGGCCCTACTGATGACGTTCCTGGGCTTCTCACGAAACAGCTTCCTTGCCGTCGGCATGGCCGTCATCTTTGCCATCGTGGCTGCCCGGACCATTAGGCCCGTGGCCGTGGCCGCCCGGCTGTCCATCTTGGTGGGGATTCCGATTCTGGTCCTTTGGCTTGCCAACACCGCAATTGGAATTCCCGGAGGGGACTTCGTCGTCGCCCAGATCAACGCCTTCATGTCCCGAGTAGTGGATGGACTGGATACCTCAACTCTCAACGATGACACCTCAGTGCAGGCGCGTATCAACGAAGACGCTTACCTCATACAAGCCATCGGCCAATCACCGGTGGTTGGCCACGGGTTCGGTTACGCCTACCGCCCAGCTGTTGGACCGGTTGGCAGCTTCTCCGCTACGAAAGGCCAGTACTACGGCCACAACTTCTACCTCTGGATCACCGTCAAGACAGGGCTACTTGGGCTCGTCGCTTTCTTCATCGTCGCCATGGCACCGGTTCTGGCCTGCCTTCGCAGGCGGACTTCTGAAACTTTGGCCCTGGGTTCCGCGGGCGCAGGATTGCTGCTTTCCATTGCATTTGCGCCCTTCCCGAACGACGTAAGCAACGGCGGTAGCATAGCCGTGGGGCTCTTGCTTGGCGCGCTCATCACAGCCGTCTACACGAGCGACAACTCGCTAAAGGCTAGCCTTGGACAGAACCTCGGGGCACTTGTAGACCATTCCGATGCGCGCCAGCCGGTCAGCCGAGTTCACTGACACGCCACGGGCGACGAGAAGGCCCTGACTTCATCCGTCGAACTGCTGCCATGTATATTTTGCAGTTTTCGTTCCCGCCAACATTGAGCGGCGCATCGGAATTGGCGGTCGTCAGTGGTTGCTCGGCCTCGATGCTGCTAATCGTCCCCAGCGTGGTCTGTCGCCTTCACTAGTGGCCAAGAACGCAGAACACGAGCGCGCCAAGCATGGGCACCTCGACCAGCGGCTTGTCCAGACTTATCCCTGTGAGCGTCAATTCAAATCTTTACAGGACACCCCGTCGCGCCGGTTAGACAGTTCAAATAAACCAAGGGGCATGACTGCGGGCATTCGTCCACTCATAAGTCAGGTCCGCGGTTCGCTGCCCGATCTTCTTTGCAGGGATGCCCCCAACCACCGTGTACGGCGCAACGTCTTTCGTGACTACGGAGTTGGCTGCCACAACGGCGCCCTCCCCGATGGTCACGCCGGGCAGGATGGTGGCGCGGAAGCTAATCCATGCACGATCACCGATCACGATGGGGCCACCTGACGTAGCAAAGCAGGGGCTGTTGTAGTCGTGTTGGAGAGTCCAGAGAGCGACCTCGCTGGAGAAGTTCACGTTTTTCCCGATAGTAATCCCCTCACGCCCATCTAGAGTGGCCCACATGCCGATGATTGAACCGGCGCCGACGCTGATGTTCTGAGCATCACGCACTTCCCGCCAGCGGTAAAGCTTGGCTGTGGGGGCGACCTTCATCCCCATGAGCTTCGCGCCCAGGGTGCGGAGCGCGCCAGACGGGATGCTGCCCACGACTTCCCCGGCTGCAAAAGCTGCGCCTGACCTTGCACCGCGGAGCTTAGGCCATATGGACGTGG comes from Pseudarthrobacter sp. NIBRBAC000502770 and encodes:
- a CDS encoding O-antigen ligase, whose protein sequence is MFAVTIGGAFALVLGLFFALGPVMGAIAAAGVIALAVLTMRPAWTAYVAIILGVTAFPAFIPYSVQLGSTTVFMFEPFLFMAAAWAIATHRAISSAKIRATLLTALIGCAVVAGIALEYPTIEVISDGRGLLTVLLSMVVASRVFGAPEATVALRVLCYSLWTSLGVIALSMVLKFKLAGRTEAAALFLSSSGAGTSDSTRFLTAATEISVLVLCATLALVVVGRATLQEVNPYLVPALLMTFLGFSRNSFLAVGMAVIFAIVAARTIRPVAVAARLSILVGIPILVLWLANTAIGIPGGDFVVAQINAFMSRVVDGLDTSTLNDDTSVQARINEDAYLIQAIGQSPVVGHGFGYAYRPAVGPVGSFSATKGQYYGHNFYLWITVKTGLLGLVAFFIVAMAPVLACLRRRTSETLALGSAGAGLLLSIAFAPFPNDVSNGGSIAVGLLLGALITAVYTSDNSLKASLGQNLGALVDHSDARQPVSRVH
- a CDS encoding DapH/DapD/GlmU-related protein; amino-acid sequence: MANLKSALKSTSIWPKLRGARSGAAFAAGEVVGSIPSGALRTLGAKLMGMKVAPTAKLYRWREVRDAQNISVGAGSIIGMWATLDGREGITIGKNVNFSSEVALWTLQHDYNSPCFATSGGPIVIGDRAWISFRATILPGVTIGEGAVVAANSVVTKDVAPYTVVGGIPAKKIGQRTADLTYEWTNARSHAPWFI